Proteins encoded together in one Janthinobacterium tructae window:
- a CDS encoding GGDEF domain-containing protein: MLMTTLMCGAMSIVMFSVYRSFRREVHGLGHWSAGLLLLVCASLLFGTREVLPSALSMISANAALVAGIGLSMLGTEKFFGLATSRRAYLLILALAIAGNSWWLLVHPDFSARVTVFSLLVFLFYARQVQLVWCYGERHFSSFFFGALMLLQAVVVLARGVSALLHGGASVNLAVTGTPAGIYLAVANFMALLLTVGFMTVATRRLQQILERRSTHDPLTQVLNRRGFGDAYAREIGNLRRRRLPLTLLSIDLDYFKSINDRYGHAVGDQVLAHVATVIKGALRESDCVARFGGEEFVVLMPDMPVHNALGVAERIRALLRESSHAGLPSCTVSIGVACQASVVEGLEELLSRADAALYLAKKRGRDRIELDAAALTADRTMCAAGIGTVR, translated from the coding sequence ATGTTGATGACGACCCTGATGTGCGGGGCGATGAGCATTGTCATGTTCTCGGTGTATCGCAGTTTCCGGCGCGAGGTACACGGCCTGGGGCATTGGTCGGCCGGTTTGCTGTTGCTGGTGTGCGCATCGCTGCTGTTCGGCACCCGCGAGGTGCTGCCGTCGGCATTGTCCATGATCTCGGCCAATGCTGCGCTGGTGGCCGGCATCGGCCTGTCGATGCTGGGCACGGAGAAATTCTTTGGCCTGGCGACGAGTCGCCGCGCCTATCTGCTGATACTTGCCCTGGCCATCGCTGGCAATAGCTGGTGGCTGCTGGTGCACCCCGACTTCTCGGCGCGCGTGACGGTCTTCTCCCTGCTGGTCTTCCTGTTTTATGCGCGCCAGGTGCAGCTGGTATGGTGCTACGGCGAGCGCCATTTTTCGAGTTTTTTCTTTGGTGCGCTGATGCTGCTGCAAGCTGTCGTGGTGCTGGCGCGCGGCGTGTCGGCATTGCTGCATGGCGGCGCCAGCGTCAACCTGGCGGTGACCGGCACGCCGGCCGGCATCTATCTGGCGGTCGCCAATTTCATGGCGCTGCTGCTGACGGTGGGCTTCATGACGGTGGCGACGCGCCGCCTGCAGCAGATACTGGAGCGCCGCTCGACCCACGATCCGCTGACGCAGGTGCTGAACCGGCGCGGCTTTGGCGACGCCTATGCGCGCGAGATAGGTAATCTGCGCCGCCGCCGTTTGCCGTTGACACTGCTCAGCATCGACCTCGATTACTTCAAATCGATCAATGACCGCTACGGTCACGCGGTGGGAGACCAGGTGCTGGCACATGTGGCCACCGTGATCAAAGGCGCCTTGCGCGAATCGGATTGCGTGGCGCGTTTCGGCGGCGAGGAGTTCGTCGTGCTGATGCCGGATATGCCTGTACATAATGCCTTGGGCGTGGCCGAACGCATACGCGCCTTGCTGCGCGAGTCCAGTCATGCAGGACTGCCTTCGTGTACCGTCAGCATAGGCGTCGCTTGCCAGGCCTCGGTGGTGGAGGGGCTGGAAGAATTGCTGTCGCGCGCTGATGCTGCCCTGTACCTGGCCAAGAAGCGGGGACGCGACCGCATCGAGCTCGATGCCGCCGCGCTTACTGCGGACCGGACAATGTGCGCAGCTGGAATCGGTACTGTTCGTTGA
- a CDS encoding M61 family metallopeptidase, translating into MKKAPIKKNIAKSPVAGIIYSIAASDLAGHMFKVTLTVKSPAAIGQVLSLPAWIPGSYMIREFSRNIVSIRAESEGKAVALAKLDKHSWQAAPCKGALTLEYDVYAWDLSVRAAHLDQNHGFFNGTSVFLRVLGQEAEPHEVHIVQPKDAACKTWRVATTLPELKAKRYGFGSYQAANYDELIDHPVEMGDFALATFKAHGVPHDIVVTGKVPNLDLDRLCRDLKAICETQIAFFEPKTKKAPMDRYVFMTMAVGDGYGGLEHRASTALICARADLPTTASSSTEIGEGYLKFLGLCSHEYFHTWNVKRIKPAAFAPYNLQAESYSPLLWLFEGFTSYYDDLMLVRAGLIDEAAYFKLLGKTVNSVLRGSGRSKQSVADSSFDAWGKYYRQDENAPNAIVSYYTKGSLIALAFDLTIRSKTHGEKSLDDVMQVLWQRYGRDFYKGKGEGKGRGVTPAEVEALFDEVSGTRMKPFFERYIRGTDDVPLARLLAPFGVKYSDQRRAEKPSLDVTLGRDGNDARLAQVHQGGAAHVAGLSAGDVLVAVDGLRVTGTNLDTLLGRYAVGARVAIHAFRRDELMTFATILQGDRVPGVSLALLPAPKKATGPKRPSAA; encoded by the coding sequence ATGAAAAAAGCTCCAATTAAAAAAAATATCGCCAAGTCGCCCGTCGCCGGCATCATCTACAGCATCGCCGCCTCCGACCTGGCTGGCCACATGTTCAAGGTGACCTTGACGGTCAAGTCGCCGGCCGCCATCGGCCAGGTCTTGTCCTTGCCGGCCTGGATCCCGGGCAGCTACATGATCCGCGAATTTTCGCGCAACATCGTCAGCATCCGCGCCGAGTCCGAGGGCAAGGCCGTGGCGCTGGCCAAGCTCGACAAGCATTCGTGGCAAGCGGCTCCGTGCAAGGGCGCCTTGACGCTCGAATACGACGTTTACGCCTGGGATTTGTCCGTGCGCGCCGCGCACCTGGACCAGAATCACGGCTTCTTCAATGGCACCAGCGTGTTCCTGCGCGTACTGGGCCAGGAAGCCGAGCCGCACGAGGTGCACATCGTGCAGCCGAAGGATGCGGCCTGCAAGACCTGGCGAGTCGCCACCACCCTGCCGGAACTCAAGGCGAAGCGCTATGGTTTCGGCAGCTACCAGGCGGCCAACTACGATGAGCTGATCGACCACCCGGTGGAAATGGGCGACTTCGCGCTGGCCACCTTCAAGGCGCATGGCGTGCCGCACGATATCGTCGTCACGGGCAAGGTGCCGAACCTGGACCTGGACCGTTTGTGCCGCGACCTGAAAGCCATCTGCGAAACGCAGATCGCCTTCTTCGAGCCGAAGACGAAAAAAGCCCCGATGGACCGCTATGTGTTCATGACCATGGCCGTCGGCGATGGTTACGGTGGCCTGGAACACCGTGCCTCGACGGCGCTGATTTGCGCCCGTGCCGACTTGCCGACGACGGCATCAAGCAGCACGGAGATCGGCGAGGGCTACCTGAAATTCCTGGGACTGTGCAGCCACGAGTACTTCCATACCTGGAACGTCAAGCGCATCAAGCCGGCCGCCTTTGCGCCGTACAACCTGCAGGCGGAAAGCTATTCGCCGCTGCTGTGGCTATTCGAAGGCTTCACCAGCTACTACGACGACCTGATGCTGGTGCGCGCGGGCCTGATCGACGAGGCAGCCTATTTCAAATTGCTGGGCAAGACCGTCAACAGTGTGCTGCGCGGCAGTGGCCGCAGCAAGCAAAGCGTGGCCGATTCCAGCTTCGACGCCTGGGGCAAGTACTACCGCCAGGATGAAAACGCGCCGAACGCCATCGTCAGCTATTACACCAAGGGTTCGCTGATCGCGCTGGCCTTCGACCTGACGATCCGCAGCAAGACGCATGGCGAAAAGTCGCTGGACGACGTGATGCAGGTGCTGTGGCAGCGCTATGGCCGCGATTTCTACAAGGGCAAGGGAGAAGGCAAAGGCCGCGGCGTGACGCCGGCCGAAGTCGAAGCCCTGTTCGATGAGGTCTCCGGCACGCGCATGAAGCCGTTCTTCGAGCGCTACATCCGCGGCACGGACGACGTGCCACTGGCGCGCCTGCTGGCGCCGTTCGGCGTGAAATACAGCGACCAGCGCAGGGCGGAAAAGCCCAGCCTTGACGTCACTCTGGGCCGCGACGGCAACGACGCCAGACTGGCGCAGGTACACCAGGGCGGCGCCGCCCATGTGGCTGGCCTGTCGGCGGGCGACGTGCTGGTGGCGGTCGATGGCTTGCGCGTGACGGGCACCAACCTGGACACCTTGCTGGGCCGTTATGCCGTCGGCGCCAGGGTGGCCATCCACGCCTTCCGCCGCGACGAGCTGATGACGTTTGCCACCATATTGCAGGGCGACCGTGTTCCTGGCGTCAGCCTGGCATTGCTGCCCGCGCCAAAGAAAGCCACGGGGCCGAAGCGTCCTAGCGCGGCATGA